A DNA window from Methylobacterium sp. NMS14P contains the following coding sequences:
- a CDS encoding protein-disulfide reductase DsbD family protein, which yields MIRRLAILILALAASLSAAAAQGFPQGFRTPADLVRASLVAEPAAVAGAQPFTLAVRMQIKPGWHVYWRNPGDSGLPPEVTWTLPAGFNASAIRWPAPERIPIATLMNYGYEGEVTLLVPVTPPPSLDPADPVRIQAKLTYLVCETECVPGSADLALTLPVGRAEPDPANAALFARARAALPVPALWPLRLSSQGDTLRLDFAATGLKPEAVRNAAYFPYAETAIDNAAAQVMAVDETGLHLTLARSSPTDPVPSTLPGVLTVDEVDAAGTRRLAFAYGDEPVLPAAAAPAATAPPATTPPATTPAAADFDALTLATAAAFAFLGGLILNLMPCVFPVLSIKVLGLVRHAGEGPARLRLHGLAYTAGVLASFLALAAALIGLKSGGAAIGWGFQLQSPAIVAGLAYLLFAMGLSLSGAVHVGGRLAGLGDGLTRRGGLSGSFFTGVLATLVATPCTAPFMGSAVGFALTQSAGVALAVFASLGLGLALPFLLLTLWPPALRALPRPGAWMETLKQVLAFPVYATVAWLIWVLAQQVDPRGLLAALIGLVLVGFAAWAWEHGRAAPPRAGRIAQAAAALALAAVGALAVTLPRDRAAPAAQAAADGVEPFTQARLDALVDAHRPVFVDMTAAWCITCAVNEATSLNTRAVRAAMAERGVTYMKGDWTNQNPEITRLLEKHGRSGVPLYLLYTGTGEPQVLPQILTEGTVLAALEAVPAAAGRSAALAR from the coding sequence ATGATCCGCCGCCTCGCCATCCTGATCCTGGCCCTCGCCGCGAGCCTCTCGGCCGCCGCGGCGCAGGGGTTCCCGCAGGGCTTCCGCACGCCCGCGGACCTCGTGCGGGCGAGCCTCGTGGCCGAGCCCGCCGCGGTCGCCGGCGCGCAGCCGTTCACGCTGGCGGTGCGGATGCAGATCAAGCCCGGCTGGCACGTCTACTGGCGCAATCCGGGAGATTCCGGCCTGCCTCCGGAGGTGACCTGGACCCTGCCGGCCGGCTTCAACGCGAGCGCGATCCGCTGGCCGGCGCCGGAGCGCATCCCGATCGCGACGCTCATGAACTACGGCTACGAGGGCGAGGTCACGCTCCTCGTCCCGGTGACGCCGCCGCCGAGCCTCGACCCGGCGGACCCGGTGCGGATCCAGGCGAAGCTGACCTATCTCGTCTGCGAGACCGAGTGCGTGCCCGGCTCGGCCGACCTCGCCCTGACCCTGCCGGTGGGCAGGGCCGAGCCGGACCCGGCCAACGCCGCGCTGTTCGCGCGCGCCCGCGCCGCGCTGCCCGTTCCGGCGCTCTGGCCCCTGCGCCTGTCGAGCCAGGGCGACACCCTGCGCCTCGATTTCGCCGCGACCGGCCTCAAGCCCGAGGCGGTCCGGAACGCCGCGTACTTCCCGTACGCCGAGACGGCGATCGACAACGCCGCCGCGCAGGTGATGGCGGTCGACGAGACCGGCCTGCACCTGACCCTCGCCCGGAGCAGCCCGACCGATCCGGTCCCCTCCACTCTGCCCGGCGTCCTGACGGTCGACGAGGTCGACGCCGCCGGGACCCGCCGGCTCGCCTTCGCGTACGGCGACGAGCCGGTGCTGCCGGCCGCCGCGGCGCCGGCCGCGACCGCGCCGCCTGCGACCACGCCGCCTGCGACCACGCCGGCCGCCGCCGACTTCGACGCGCTGACGCTGGCAACCGCCGCGGCCTTCGCCTTCCTCGGCGGCCTGATCCTCAACCTGATGCCCTGCGTCTTCCCGGTCCTGTCGATCAAGGTGCTGGGCCTCGTGCGGCACGCGGGCGAGGGGCCGGCCCGGCTGCGGCTCCACGGCCTCGCCTACACGGCCGGCGTCCTGGCGAGCTTCCTGGCGCTCGCCGCCGCGCTGATCGGCCTGAAGAGCGGCGGGGCCGCGATCGGCTGGGGGTTCCAGCTCCAGTCGCCCGCCATCGTGGCGGGGCTCGCCTACCTGCTGTTCGCGATGGGCCTGAGCCTCTCCGGCGCGGTCCATGTCGGCGGCCGGCTCGCCGGCCTCGGCGACGGCCTCACCCGCCGCGGCGGCCTGAGCGGCTCCTTCTTCACCGGCGTGCTCGCCACCCTGGTGGCGACGCCCTGCACGGCGCCGTTCATGGGCTCGGCGGTGGGCTTCGCGCTGACCCAGAGCGCCGGCGTGGCGCTCGCCGTCTTCGCCAGCCTCGGGCTCGGCCTCGCCCTGCCCTTCCTGCTCCTGACGCTCTGGCCGCCGGCCCTGCGCGCGCTGCCGCGGCCGGGCGCCTGGATGGAGACCCTCAAGCAGGTCCTGGCCTTCCCGGTCTACGCCACCGTGGCGTGGCTGATCTGGGTGCTGGCGCAGCAGGTCGACCCGCGCGGGCTGCTGGCGGCGCTGATCGGCCTCGTCCTCGTGGGCTTCGCCGCCTGGGCCTGGGAGCACGGCCGCGCCGCCCCGCCCCGGGCCGGCCGGATCGCGCAGGCCGCCGCGGCGCTGGCGCTGGCCGCCGTCGGGGCCCTCGCCGTCACCCTGCCCCGGGACCGCGCCGCGCCGGCCGCGCAGGCCGCCGCCGACGGGGTCGAGCCGTTCACGCAGGCGCGCCTCGACGCCCTGGTCGACGCGCACCGCCCCGTCTTCGTGGACATGACCGCCGCCTGGTGCATCACCTGCGCGGTCAACGAGGCGACCTCGCTCAACACCAGGGCGGTGCGGGCCGCGATGGCCGAGCGCGGCGTGACCTACATGAAGGGCGACTGGACCAACCAGAACCCCGAGATCACCCGCCTCCTCGAGAAGCACGGGCGGAGCGGCGTCCCGCTCTACCTGCTCTACACCGGGACGGGAGAGCCCCAGGTGCTCCCGCAGATCCTGACCGAGGGGACGGTGCTGGCGGCGCTGGAGGCGGTGCCGGCCGCCGCGGGCCGGAGCGCGGCGCTGGCGCGCTGA
- the phoB gene encoding phosphate regulon transcriptional regulator PhoB produces MQVLIVEDEEALTTLLRYNLEAEGFLVDSAARGDDAELLLAERIPDLVLLDWMLPGLSGIELCRRIRARRETERLPVIMLTARGEEGDRVRGLGTGADDYIVKPFSVPELLARIRALLRRAKPAHVSDRLAAGDLELDRTGHRVRRGGEELHLGPTEFRLLEFLMLAPGRVFSREQLLDGVWGHDVYIDERTVDVHVGRLRKALNGPRQTDPIRTVRGSGYAFDETFSLEA; encoded by the coding sequence ATGCAAGTCCTGATCGTCGAGGACGAGGAGGCCCTGACCACGCTGCTGCGCTACAACCTGGAGGCCGAGGGCTTCCTGGTGGACTCGGCGGCGCGCGGCGACGACGCCGAGCTGCTCCTGGCGGAGCGGATCCCGGACCTCGTCCTGCTCGACTGGATGCTGCCCGGCCTCTCGGGGATCGAGCTGTGCCGCCGGATCCGGGCGCGCCGCGAGACCGAGCGCCTGCCGGTGATCATGCTCACCGCCCGGGGCGAGGAGGGCGACCGCGTCCGCGGTCTCGGCACGGGCGCCGACGACTACATCGTCAAGCCGTTCTCCGTCCCGGAGCTGCTCGCCCGGATCCGCGCGCTGCTGCGCCGGGCCAAGCCCGCCCACGTCTCGGACCGGCTGGCGGCGGGCGACCTGGAGCTCGACCGCACCGGCCACCGCGTCCGCCGCGGCGGCGAGGAGCTGCATCTGGGCCCGACGGAGTTCCGGCTCCTGGAGTTCCTGATGCTGGCGCCGGGCCGGGTCTTCTCCCGCGAGCAGCTCCTCGACGGGGTCTGGGGCCACGACGTCTACATCGACGAGCGTACCGTCGACGTCCATGTCGGGCGGCTGCGCAAGGCGCTGAACGGCCCGCGACAGACCGACCCGATCCGCACGGTCCGCGGCTCGGGCTACGCCTTCGACGAGACCTTCTCGCTCGAGGCCTGA
- the phoU gene encoding phosphate signaling complex protein PhoU, with amino-acid sequence MPGHIVTSYDTDLENLRRSISEMGGVAEKMTAEATDALVRRDDTLAQAVILADKRLDALQRDIEERAVLLIARRQPLAIDLRETISAIRVSGDLERIGDLAKNVAKRVVAISDQAPAQKIVLGVRHMSDLAEAQLKDVLDAYASRDVKAAHDVWERDGEIDALYNSLFRELLTYMMEDPRNISFCTHLLFCAKNVERIGDHTTNIAETIHYLATGETLAGDRPKNDASNYATVDGIQAP; translated from the coding sequence ATGCCCGGCCATATCGTCACCTCCTACGACACCGACCTGGAGAACCTGCGTCGCTCGATCTCGGAGATGGGCGGCGTGGCCGAGAAGATGACCGCGGAGGCGACCGACGCCCTCGTGCGCCGGGACGACACGCTCGCCCAGGCGGTGATCCTCGCCGACAAGCGCCTCGACGCGCTGCAGCGGGACATCGAGGAGCGCGCCGTGCTGCTGATCGCCCGGCGCCAGCCCCTGGCGATCGACCTGCGCGAGACCATCTCGGCGATCCGCGTCTCCGGCGACCTCGAGCGGATCGGCGACCTCGCCAAGAACGTCGCCAAGCGCGTGGTGGCGATCTCCGACCAGGCGCCGGCCCAGAAGATCGTGCTCGGCGTGCGGCACATGAGCGACCTCGCCGAGGCCCAGCTCAAGGACGTGCTCGACGCCTACGCGAGCCGCGACGTCAAGGCGGCCCACGACGTCTGGGAGCGCGACGGCGAGATCGACGCCCTGTACAATTCGCTGTTCCGCGAGCTGCTGACCTACATGATGGAGGATCCGCGCAACATCTCGTTCTGCACGCATCTCCTGTTCTGCGCCAAGAACGTCGAGCGCATCGGCGACCACACCACCAACATCGCCGAGACGATCCACTACCTCGCCACGGGCGAGACCCTGGCGGGTGACCGGCCGAAGAACGACGCGTCCAACTACGCGACGGTGGACGGCATCCAGGCGCCGTGA
- the pstB gene encoding phosphate ABC transporter ATP-binding protein PstB gives MNAASAIPTVELNRNRAEEGGPVRIAVKDLNFYYGSFHGLKDVNLNFHDRQVTALIGPSGCGKSTLLRCFNRIYSLYPEQRAEGEILLDGENILSPSVDLNELRSRIGMVFQKPTPFPMSIYDNVAFGLRLYEKLPKSELDGRIEESLRKAALWDEVKDKLRQAGTGLSGGQQQRLCIARTVAQKPEVILFDEPTSALDPISTGRIEELIEQLRDEFTIVIVTHNMQQAARISQFTAFMYLGQLVEFGPTNRMFMNPTERRTQDYITGRFG, from the coding sequence ATGAACGCCGCCTCCGCGATCCCCACGGTCGAGCTGAACCGCAACCGCGCCGAAGAGGGCGGCCCCGTGCGGATCGCCGTCAAGGACCTGAACTTCTACTACGGCAGCTTCCACGGGCTGAAGGACGTCAATCTCAACTTCCACGACCGGCAGGTGACGGCGCTGATCGGGCCGTCCGGCTGCGGCAAGTCCACCCTGCTGCGCTGCTTCAACCGGATCTACAGCCTCTACCCGGAGCAGCGGGCCGAGGGCGAGATCCTGCTCGACGGCGAGAACATCCTCAGCCCCTCCGTCGACCTGAACGAGCTGCGCTCGCGGATCGGCATGGTGTTCCAGAAGCCGACGCCGTTCCCGATGTCGATCTACGACAACGTGGCCTTCGGCCTGCGCCTCTACGAGAAGCTGCCGAAATCCGAGCTGGACGGCCGGATTGAGGAATCCCTGCGCAAGGCTGCCCTCTGGGACGAGGTGAAGGACAAGCTCCGGCAGGCGGGGACCGGCCTGTCGGGCGGCCAGCAGCAGCGCCTGTGCATCGCCCGGACCGTGGCGCAGAAGCCGGAGGTGATCCTGTTCGACGAGCCGACCTCGGCCCTCGACCCGATCTCCACCGGCCGCATCGAGGAGCTGATCGAGCAGCTGCGAGACGAGTTCACCATCGTGATCGTCACCCACAACATGCAGCAGGCGGCGCGCATCTCGCAGTTCACCGCCTTCATGTATCTGGGGCAGCTCGTCGAGTTCGGTCCGACCAACCGGATGTTCATGAACCCGACGGAACGCCGCACACAGGACTACATCACCGGCCGCTTCGGCTAG